A region of Solanum dulcamara chromosome 7, daSolDulc1.2, whole genome shotgun sequence DNA encodes the following proteins:
- the LOC129896696 gene encoding aspartic proteinase 36-like, whose amino-acid sequence MDLRRNGYLVLLFVLLGHARGGNVVFNVEHKFGGRGGLGLKDLKAHDVRRHGRMLSATDFQLGGSGSPTGAALYFTKISIGTPSKDYHVQVDTGSDLLWVNCAGCNKCPTRSKLGIEMTQYNLQASTSGKSITCEQDVCTAMFETTSSDCKVGKPCEYIVTYGDGSSSGGYFVKDNIYLDQVSGDYKTSPLQGNIAFGCSSKQSGELGTSTNAVDGIIGFGAANNSVISQLAADGTVKRMFAHCLNGDNGGGIFAIGQVVEPKVNSTPLLPNREHYTISLKDIEVGGEVLNIPSSIFESKSSKGAIIDSGTTLVYLPSKVYNALLIKLMAKQPELKTHHHDGDFDCFMYNGNVDDDFPVVSFYFLENLSLTAYPHDYLFKIRENEWCIGWQKGMQGKDGDELFLLGDLVLSNKLVLYDLEKKTIGWTQYDCSSNIKVKDDSSGNVYTVGAHKISSASTTTSTFFFSLISFIVYFFN is encoded by the exons ATGGATTTGAGGAGAAACGGGTACTTGgttcttttgtttgttttgttggGCCATGCGAGGGGGGGAAATGTGGTGTTCAATGTGGAGCACAAATTTGGTGGGCGTGGAGGCTTGGGTTTGAAAGACCTCAAAGCCCACGATGTCCGTCGTCACGGTAGAATGCTCAGTGCAACCGACTTTCAATTAGGCGGTAGTGGTAGTCCCACCGGTGCAGC GTTGTATTTCACTAAGATTTCAATTGGGACACCTTCAAAGGATTACCATGTTCAAGTTGATACTGGAAGTGACCTCTTATGGGTAAACTGTGCAGGCTGTAACAAATGTCCAACAAGAAGCAAACTCggg ATAGAGATGACACAATATAACTTACAAGCGTCAACAAGTGGAAAATCTATTACCTGTGAGCAAGATGTTTGCACTGCAATGTTTGAAACAACTAGCTCAGACTGCAAAGTGGGAAAACCGTGTGAATATATTGTTACATATGGAGATGGTAGCTCATCTGGAGGATACTTTGTAAAGGATaacatttatttggatcaaGTCTCTGGAGACTATAAAACATCACCCCTCCAGGGAAACATAGCATTTGG GTGCTCGTCTAAACAATCTGGAGAACTAGGTACATCTACTAATGCAGTTGATGGGATAATTGGTTTTGGAGCAGCAAACAATTCCGTCATCTCCCAATTAGCAGCTGATGGAACCGTAAAAAGAATGTTTGCACATTGCCTCAATGGAGATAATGGAGGTGGTATATTTGCTATTGGACAAGTAGTTGAGCCAAAAGTAAATTCAACCCCGTTACTCCCAAATCG GGAACATTATACTATTTCTCTCAAGGATATTGAGGTTGGCGGTGAAGTTCTAAACATTCCATCTTCCATATTTGAGTCGAAGTCCAGTAAAGGAGCAATAATTGACAGCGGGACAACCTTAGTATATCTTCCAAGCAAGGTCTATAATGCTCTCCTGATCAAG CTTATGGCAAAACAACCAGAGTTAAAGACTCACCATCATGACGGGGACTTCGATTGTTTTATGTACAATGGAAA TGTTGACGATGATTTCCCAGTTGTATCGTTttactttttggaaaatctttCTTTGACAGCCTATCCCCATGattatctttttaaaattcGT GAAAATGAATGGTGTATCGGTTGGCAAAAGGGAATGCAAGGAAAGGATGGAGATGAACTTTTTCTATTAGGAG ATCTTGTGTTATCAAACAAACTTGTTCTATATGATCTTGAAAAAAAGACGATTGGTTGGACTCAATATGACT GCTCTTCCAACATTAAGGTGAAAGATGATAGCTCTGGAAATGTGTATACAGTGGgcgcccataagatttcatcagcATCTACAACCACTTCTACATTCTTCTTCTCACTTATCTCGTTCATAGTCTATTTCTTCAACTAA